One genomic window of Metopolophium dirhodum isolate CAU chromosome 4, ASM1992520v1, whole genome shotgun sequence includes the following:
- the LOC132943182 gene encoding zinc finger protein Elbow-like yields the protein MIMSNENQYLRPDYLTPLPSLDAKNSPLALLAQTCSQIGSDAPAPQNGKSNSDKIGNHHKKTSSSLSSSSSTSSDHGGGGGGGRDKRSPSLSSSSSSCSNSGSPPGRTSVVHHHLQPAPITTVTTTARSSFKPYESCVLRPAAEVAAAAAAAAAATANPTSISLDATIRRATPAATNGGGDRCSSKESASSRKSPAEDAATASRKHSEQSHSKLTSSSAASVAALMAAAGYPSPHHHPQLSAHPHHHHHMAALGGSPLMSPYFRPGAGAPPLPCRDPYCAGCQLAAHLAAGKQQQPAVTCPAGCTQCDASPKTVAAAAAAAAAAHHHHQQSAAAHHQHQQQQQQQHQQQQQHHHHHTMAAAYAHAQLAALAAAASQLPYVCSWMGADLPSYCGKRFGTSDELLQHLRTHTSDPAAALPLLQRSYPTPPLSPSAAAAVSRYHPYASGKHHSPYGFPSGYPSSPLAMPPHPGLLPPYFPAVAYSPYAAAAAAAAAPRLGTSPHT from the exons ATGATCATGAGTAACGAAAACCAATACCTGAGACCGGATTATTTAACTCCTCTGCCGTCG TTGGACGCTAAAAACAGTCCACTGGCATTGTTGGCACAGACGTGCAGTCAGATCGGATCTGACGCGCCGGCGCCGCAGAACGGCAAGTCAAACTCAGACAAGATTGGCAACCACCATAAGAAGACGTCGTCGTCACTCTCTTCGTCCTCGTCGACGTCTTCTGACCAcggaggcggcggcggtggtggccgAGACAAACGTTCGCCATCGttatcgtcgtcatcgtcgtcgtgtTCAAACAGCGGTTCACCGCCCGGCCGGACGTCGGTCGTCCACCATCACCTGCAGCCAGCCCCGATTACCACAGTCACCACCACGGCCCGGTCCAGTTTCAAACCATACGAATCGTGTGTGTTGCGACCGGCCGCTGAAGTGGCTGCGGCCGCAGCCGCAGCAGCTGCTGCCACTGCTAATCCCACGTCAATCAGCCTGGACGCGACCATAAGGAGAGCAACGCCCGCGGCCACAAATGGCGGTGGTGACCGGTGCAGCAGCAAAGAGAGCGCTTCGAGTCGTAAGTCGCCGGCGGAAGATGCGGCCACCGCGAGCAGAAAGCACAGTGAACAATCGCACAGCAAGCTCACGTCGTCATCGGCCGCTTCAGTGGCCGCTCTGATGGCAGCCGCTGGTTACCCGTCACCGCACCACCATCCGCAGTTGTCGGCGCACCCTCATCACCATCACCACATGGCGGCATTGGGTGGATCGCCCCTAATGAGTCCCTACTTCAGACCTGGCGCCGGGGCGCCACCGCTACCGTGCCGCGACCCATATTGCGCGGGATGTCAGCTTGCCGCTCACTTGGCTGCCGGCAAACAACAACAGCCGGCGGTCACGTGCCCGGCCGGTTGCACGCAATGCGACGCTAGCCCGAAAACGGTGGCAGCAGCGGCCGCTGCCGCAGCCGCCGCCCACCATCATCACCAACAGTCCGCGGCGGCACACCACCAACaccaacagcaacagcaacagcagcaccagcagcagcaacagcaccACCATCACCACACGATGGCCGCGGCGTACGCACACGCCCAGCTGGCCGCACTGGCCGCGGCCGCCAGCCAATTGCCGTACGTGTGTTCATGGATGGGCGCCGACCTGCCGTCGTACTGCGGCAAGCGGTTCGGCACGTCCGACGAGCTGCTCCAACACCTGCGCACGCACACCTCCGACCCGGCGGCCGCGTTGCCGCTGTTGCAACGCTCGTATCCGACGCCACCGCTCAGCCCGTCCGCCGCGGCCGCCGTCAGCCGGTATCACCCGTACGCGTCCGGCAAACACCACTCGCCGTACGGTTTCCCGTCCGGTTACCCGTCCTCGCCACTGGCCATGCCGCCGCACCCGGGCCTGCTGCCGCCGTACTTCCCCGCAGTGGCCTACTCACcgtacgccgccgccgcagccgctGCTGCCGCCCCGCGACTGGGCACGTCGCCGCACACATAA